One Aliidiomarina minuta genomic region harbors:
- a CDS encoding acyl-CoA thioesterase: MYSEELKVRFYETDALGHVNNTVIPAWIETGRIPVFELFASQGSPYEISLIVANLNVDFLRPVYFGFPVTINTYISRIGNSSFVIGSEIWQKDKLCAKGASTLVNYDYKNECSLPIADEIKLKLKEKAHPEHPLKQ, translated from the coding sequence ATGTATAGCGAAGAACTAAAAGTACGTTTTTATGAAACTGATGCACTAGGGCATGTCAACAATACCGTTATTCCGGCCTGGATAGAAACCGGTCGGATTCCGGTTTTCGAACTTTTTGCCAGTCAGGGCAGTCCTTATGAAATCAGCCTTATTGTGGCTAACCTCAATGTAGACTTTTTGCGCCCGGTCTATTTTGGTTTTCCGGTTACTATTAATACCTACATTTCTCGCATTGGTAACAGCTCCTTTGTCATTGGTAGCGAAATCTGGCAAAAAGATAAATTATGCGCCAAAGGGGCCAGCACGCTGGTCAACTATGATTATAAGAACGAATGCTCACTGCCAATAGCTGATGAAATAAAACTTAAGCTTAAAGAAAAAGCTCACCCTGAGCACCCTCTTAAACAATAA
- a CDS encoding glutaminase yields MDATPGRPSNQELMLEEILSDALNQPVSGEVANYIPALAMVNPNHCGIAIATLDGEVHTAGDADIPFSIQSVSKIFGLVLAMGRMGDDLWHRVHMEPSGHAFNSIVQLEWEHGIPRNPFINAGAIVVADTLTSHYSASKAAMVNFVRSLANKDDIHINQDVYQSEKIHGNRNAALAYLMKSFANIESEVEDVLDHYFFQCSIEMSCRNLARSLGFLANRGMQPGTGDQICTRRDAHRVNAILSTSGMYDQSGEFAFTVGLPAKSGVGGGIVAVVPNYGVICAWSPRLNQFGNSCLGMSMITRLAEKLGLSVY; encoded by the coding sequence ATGGATGCTACGCCTGGACGTCCCAGCAATCAGGAACTGATGCTTGAAGAGATACTTAGTGACGCACTTAATCAGCCCGTAAGCGGTGAAGTAGCAAACTATATCCCGGCACTTGCAATGGTGAATCCGAATCATTGCGGAATAGCTATAGCGACACTGGATGGCGAAGTGCACACGGCTGGCGATGCTGATATTCCTTTTTCCATTCAGAGCGTATCCAAAATATTTGGCCTGGTACTGGCCATGGGCCGCATGGGCGACGACCTTTGGCACCGGGTACACATGGAACCATCCGGGCATGCTTTTAACTCTATAGTGCAGCTGGAATGGGAGCATGGCATACCCCGCAACCCTTTCATTAATGCCGGCGCTATTGTGGTAGCAGACACCCTGACCAGCCATTATTCAGCCAGTAAAGCCGCCATGGTCAACTTTGTACGCAGCTTAGCTAATAAAGATGATATTCATATCAATCAGGATGTGTACCAGTCTGAAAAAATACATGGCAATCGGAATGCCGCGCTCGCTTATCTGATGAAAAGCTTTGCCAACATAGAGTCTGAAGTTGAAGACGTGCTCGATCACTATTTTTTTCAATGCTCTATCGAGATGTCCTGCCGGAATCTGGCCCGTAGTCTGGGTTTTCTGGCCAACCGGGGCATGCAACCCGGCACGGGTGATCAGATTTGCACCCGACGCGATGCACACCGGGTGAACGCCATACTTTCTACCAGTGGCATGTATGATCAGTCCGGCGAGTTTGCTTTCACGGTGGGGTTACCCGCTAAAAGTGGCGTCGGTGGAGGCATTGTAGCTGTAGTACCTAATTATGGTGTGATTTGCGCCTGGAGTCCGAGGCTGAATCAGTTCGGAAACTCCTGTCTGGGCATGAGCATGATCACCAGGCTAGCAGAAAAATTAGGACTTTCGGTTTATTGA
- the uvrA gene encoding excinuclease ABC subunit UvrA: MDKIDIRGARTHNLKDIHLEIPRDKLVVITGLSGSGKSSLAFDTLYAEGQRRYVESLSAYARQFLSLMEKPDVDSIEGLSPAISIEQKSTSHNPRSTVGTITEIYDYLRLMYARVGEPRCPTHSEPLAAQTISQMVDQVLELPEGSKIMLLAPVVQGRKGEHQKTLENLATQGFLRARVDGNVCDLSDPPTLELHKKHNIEVVVDRLKVRPGLELRLAESFETALDLSGGTAFIAPMEGDGDVLTFSANFACPVCGYSMQELEPRLFSFNNPAGACQTCDGLGVEQFFDADKVVGNSDLSLTGGAIRGWDKRNFYYYQMLRSLSKHYTFDLNAPFNALSEEIQNKVLHGSGDEEIRFQYVNDRGDTVTRKHTFEGIIPNMQRRYRETDSSAVREELSKYLATQPCKSCGGARLREEARNVFVGETTLPTVVEKSIGDALEFFSSLELEGQRAKIAEKILKEINDRLRFLVNVGLNYLSLSRSAETLSGGEAQRIRLASQIGAGLVGVMYVLDEPSIGLHQRDNERLLTTLRHLRDLGNTVLVVEHDEDAIRSADHVIDIGPGAGVHGGHVVAQGNVEDIIASKDSLTGDYLSGRQRIEIPGQRNKPGKEWLEVRGATGNNLKGVHLKLPIGLMTCVTGVSGSGKSTLINDTLYPLAHHELNGATTGEAAPYESVHGLELLDKVVDIDQSPIGRTPRSNPATYTGIFTPIREFFAAVPEARSRGYKPGRFSFNVKGGRCEACQGDGMIKVEMHFLPDVYVPCDVCKGKRYNRETLEIQYKGKNIHEVLEMTVEEAREFFAPVPALARKLQTLMDVGLSYIRLGQAATTLSGGEAQRVKLSRELSKRDTGKTLYILDEPTTGLHFHDIQQLLMVLHRLRDHGNTIVIIEHNLDVIKTADWIVDLGPEGGHGGGEILEQGTPEEVANSKTSHTARFLKPLLKQLK, encoded by the coding sequence ATGGACAAAATTGACATTCGCGGTGCCCGCACGCACAACCTGAAAGACATTCATTTAGAGATCCCGCGTGACAAACTGGTGGTCATCACTGGCCTGTCAGGCTCTGGGAAGTCATCACTTGCATTTGATACCCTCTATGCAGAAGGTCAGCGTCGTTATGTCGAGTCACTCTCTGCCTATGCGCGCCAGTTTCTGAGTCTGATGGAAAAACCGGATGTGGATTCCATTGAAGGTTTATCTCCAGCTATTTCCATAGAACAGAAATCGACGTCACATAACCCGCGTTCTACCGTGGGTACTATCACTGAAATTTACGATTATCTGCGCCTGATGTATGCGCGGGTTGGTGAACCACGTTGTCCAACCCACTCCGAGCCACTGGCTGCACAAACTATCAGCCAGATGGTTGACCAGGTACTTGAGCTACCTGAAGGCAGTAAAATCATGTTGCTGGCCCCTGTTGTTCAGGGTCGTAAAGGCGAGCATCAGAAAACTCTGGAAAATCTGGCCACCCAGGGTTTCCTGCGTGCCCGGGTCGATGGCAATGTCTGTGATTTAAGCGACCCTCCAACGCTGGAACTGCATAAGAAACACAATATTGAAGTGGTGGTGGATCGGCTGAAAGTACGTCCAGGCCTGGAACTACGCTTAGCCGAGTCATTTGAAACCGCACTTGATTTAAGCGGTGGCACTGCCTTTATCGCACCTATGGAAGGCGATGGCGATGTGCTTACATTTTCCGCCAACTTCGCCTGCCCTGTGTGCGGTTATAGCATGCAGGAACTGGAACCGCGGCTGTTTTCATTCAATAATCCGGCCGGCGCCTGTCAGACTTGTGACGGTCTGGGTGTTGAGCAGTTCTTTGACGCCGACAAGGTAGTGGGTAATTCGGACCTGAGCCTTACCGGCGGCGCTATCCGCGGTTGGGATAAACGTAATTTCTATTATTACCAGATGCTGCGCTCGTTATCCAAGCACTATACATTTGATCTGAACGCACCCTTTAATGCTTTATCAGAAGAGATTCAGAACAAAGTACTGCATGGCAGTGGCGACGAAGAGATCCGCTTTCAATATGTGAATGACCGCGGCGATACCGTAACCCGTAAGCACACATTTGAAGGCATTATTCCAAACATGCAGCGGCGCTATCGGGAAACTGACTCCAGCGCGGTACGTGAAGAGCTTTCCAAATACCTGGCAACCCAGCCTTGCAAATCCTGTGGCGGCGCAAGGTTGCGCGAGGAAGCCCGTAATGTATTTGTTGGTGAAACTACCTTGCCAACCGTGGTCGAAAAATCTATTGGCGATGCCCTGGAGTTTTTCAGCTCGCTCGAGCTAGAAGGTCAGCGCGCTAAAATTGCCGAAAAGATTCTCAAAGAAATTAATGACCGCCTACGTTTTCTGGTTAACGTGGGCCTTAATTATTTAAGCCTCTCGCGCAGTGCCGAAACCCTGTCTGGCGGTGAAGCTCAGCGTATCCGGCTGGCCAGCCAAATCGGTGCTGGTCTGGTGGGCGTTATGTACGTGCTGGATGAACCTTCTATTGGCCTTCATCAGCGCGATAATGAGCGCTTGCTGACTACGCTGCGCCATTTACGTGATCTGGGCAATACGGTGCTCGTCGTGGAGCATGATGAAGACGCTATTCGTAGCGCTGATCATGTTATCGATATTGGCCCAGGTGCAGGTGTTCACGGCGGTCATGTGGTAGCACAGGGTAATGTTGAAGATATTATTGCCAGTAAAGACTCACTTACCGGTGATTACCTGTCTGGCCGTCAGCGTATTGAAATACCCGGTCAGCGTAACAAGCCAGGTAAAGAATGGCTGGAAGTTAGAGGTGCAACTGGTAACAACCTGAAAGGGGTGCACCTGAAGTTACCCATCGGACTTATGACCTGTGTTACCGGGGTTTCAGGTTCGGGTAAATCGACCCTTATCAACGACACTCTGTATCCTTTAGCACATCATGAACTGAATGGCGCCACGACCGGCGAAGCGGCACCTTATGAGAGTGTGCATGGTTTAGAACTACTCGATAAAGTAGTAGATATCGATCAAAGCCCGATTGGGCGCACCCCGCGCTCGAATCCGGCTACCTATACGGGTATTTTTACGCCTATTCGCGAATTCTTTGCTGCAGTACCGGAAGCTCGCTCCCGCGGATATAAACCCGGACGCTTCAGTTTCAACGTTAAAGGTGGACGCTGCGAAGCCTGTCAGGGCGACGGTATGATTAAAGTCGAGATGCACTTCTTACCTGACGTCTATGTGCCTTGTGATGTGTGTAAGGGTAAACGTTACAACCGCGAAACACTGGAGATTCAGTACAAAGGTAAAAATATCCACGAAGTACTGGAAATGACCGTAGAAGAAGCCCGTGAGTTTTTTGCTCCTGTACCGGCACTGGCTCGTAAGCTGCAGACTCTGATGGACGTGGGCCTTTCTTACATACGCCTCGGTCAGGCGGCCACTACCCTGTCAGGTGGTGAAGCACAGCGTGTTAAACTGAGCCGGGAATTGTCCAAGCGGGATACCGGGAAAACCCTATACATACTCGATGAACCTACCACAGGCCTGCATTTTCATGACATTCAGCAGCTACTTATGGTATTGCACCGCCTACGGGATCACGGTAATACAATCGTTATTATTGAGCACAACCTGGACGTTATCAAAACCGCAGACTGGATCGTTGATTTAGGTCCTGAGGGCGGCCACGGCGGCGGTGAGATTCTGGAACAGGGAACTCCGGAAGAGGTGGCCAATAGCAAAACATCGCATACGGCACGCTTCCTGAAGCCATTATTAAAACAGTTAAAATAA
- a CDS encoding bifunctional metallophosphatase/5'-nucleotidase gives MYFAKPFIVATLSCLLLISCASQQQSTSLKSTSLSYPFELSIAHINDTHSAFDPVAASFAAEGEQVFNEFGGHPRLLSQINEYRQQAQQDDRSLLFLHGGDAWQGTAYFKVNEGRMNADILSQMGIDAMALGNHEFDLNNTLLNQFIEDINFPVLAANIDTSQDPDLKEQRNLKPYTVFAFDGYQKTKLDDLRNLPQDKHLVAVLGIALDDMPSIAPNTGEVEFFNMAESAQATVDEIQALGIQNIIAVTHLGHAVDVEIASQVNGIALIVGGHSHSLLGDFSNLNLGRNATYAQQIDNPDGQGRTCVVQAGEYAQAIGKVRVRFEQDGNLLSCEGGNRLLSGDNFYRHANRQAEQLLDSDARQAVLNFIERQPNIRSIDEDEALRTHIDTHYKPAVEAAYGPVIAMVPEPLRHVRRPGDDGSNEHGSAVAPIVAHAQYAWARSPEVVAIAGLRADLALVGAGGIRTSINEGELRAGDITLELLPFANFMSIVPLRGSVIKALLHSTIKQTLPEGAHAGKYPYPGNLRYHFQETEAGQDGRLLSVDINQGTLEQPRWRRLQDNVLYNVAMNSYNATGNDGWDAVYEAQKENTNRVDLAYVDGNLQAFEVSHISKSGDRLEVHYANEALNCDAEHIHCNTDALAVVEFVSNQPGPLLKLAEPVVRLQRKNSGE, from the coding sequence ATGTATTTTGCTAAACCTTTTATCGTCGCAACCCTTAGTTGTCTGCTGCTTATCAGTTGTGCCAGCCAACAGCAAAGCACCTCTCTGAAGAGCACTTCCCTGAGTTATCCCTTTGAACTCAGCATTGCCCACATTAATGATACCCACTCCGCATTTGACCCCGTTGCTGCCAGCTTTGCTGCAGAAGGCGAGCAGGTCTTCAACGAGTTTGGCGGGCATCCGCGCCTGCTTAGCCAAATTAATGAATATCGACAACAGGCGCAACAGGATGACCGTAGCCTTCTGTTCCTGCATGGCGGCGATGCCTGGCAGGGAACGGCCTATTTTAAAGTCAACGAAGGGCGTATGAATGCAGATATCCTGAGCCAGATGGGCATAGATGCGATGGCGCTGGGAAACCACGAATTTGATTTAAACAACACTCTGTTAAATCAGTTTATTGAGGATATTAATTTTCCAGTGCTCGCTGCCAATATAGACACCAGCCAGGATCCGGACTTAAAAGAACAGCGCAATCTGAAACCTTATACTGTATTTGCTTTTGACGGTTATCAGAAAACTAAACTCGACGACCTGCGCAACCTGCCGCAGGATAAACACCTGGTAGCGGTGCTGGGTATAGCACTGGACGATATGCCTTCAATTGCCCCTAACACTGGTGAAGTTGAGTTTTTTAATATGGCAGAATCGGCGCAGGCTACAGTTGATGAAATACAGGCTTTAGGCATTCAGAATATTATTGCAGTTACCCATCTTGGCCATGCAGTGGATGTTGAAATAGCCAGCCAAGTCAATGGTATTGCGCTCATCGTCGGCGGTCATTCACACTCACTACTGGGTGACTTCAGTAATCTGAACCTGGGTCGTAACGCGACATATGCCCAACAGATAGACAATCCGGACGGTCAGGGCCGCACCTGCGTAGTGCAGGCGGGGGAATATGCACAAGCCATAGGTAAAGTGCGTGTGCGCTTTGAGCAGGATGGTAATCTGCTTAGCTGCGAAGGTGGCAATCGTTTATTAAGCGGAGATAACTTTTATCGCCATGCCAACCGTCAGGCAGAACAACTATTAGACAGCGATGCCCGCCAGGCGGTTCTGAATTTCATTGAGCGCCAGCCTAACATACGTAGCATTGACGAAGATGAAGCACTGCGAACCCATATAGATACCCATTATAAACCCGCAGTAGAAGCAGCGTACGGCCCGGTCATTGCCATGGTGCCGGAACCCCTGCGCCACGTCCGCCGCCCTGGTGATGACGGCAGCAATGAGCATGGCTCCGCTGTCGCACCTATTGTCGCCCATGCTCAATATGCCTGGGCCAGAAGTCCGGAGGTGGTTGCTATTGCAGGATTACGTGCTGATCTTGCCCTGGTGGGTGCTGGCGGTATCCGCACATCTATTAATGAAGGCGAACTACGCGCCGGCGACATCACGCTGGAGCTACTACCCTTTGCTAACTTCATGTCGATAGTGCCGTTACGCGGCTCAGTGATTAAAGCGCTGCTGCACTCGACTATTAAACAGACCCTGCCTGAGGGCGCGCATGCCGGCAAGTACCCTTACCCGGGCAACCTGCGTTATCACTTCCAGGAAACAGAAGCAGGCCAGGACGGCAGGCTTCTGAGTGTAGATATCAATCAGGGCACCCTTGAGCAGCCTCGCTGGCGCCGCTTGCAGGACAATGTGCTTTATAACGTGGCGATGAACAGCTACAACGCCACCGGCAATGATGGCTGGGACGCTGTTTATGAAGCGCAGAAAGAAAACACAAACCGTGTCGACTTAGCCTATGTCGATGGCAATCTACAAGCCTTTGAAGTCAGCCACATCAGCAAGAGCGGCGACCGCTTAGAGGTACATTATGCCAACGAAGCGCTGAATTGCGACGCTGAGCATATTCACTGCAATACCGACGCACTGGCCGTAGTTGAGTTCGTCTCCAACCAGCCAGGACCGCTGTTAAAACTGGCCGAGCCAGTGGTCAGGCTGCAACGCAAAAATTCAGGCGAATAA
- a CDS encoding MFS transporter produces MDKQGLNRVEKKAAVSLASVFGLRMLGLFLIMPVLAVYGQDYVDYSPLLIGIAIGAYGLTQAILQIPMGWVSDRIGRRPVIIGGLIVFAIGSVVAATADTLTGVIIGRAIQGAGAIASAILALASDCSRDEQRPKVMAIIGLCIGLSFALALVLGPWLGGIVGMSGLFWFTAITALFAVVLVLTVTPKAVNRTPKRDVVPVPAEIRRLLANNQLMRLNFGIFVLHMVLTAWFVTLPLTLVNAGLAAESHGWLYLPTLFLSFAVMVPMMIRAMRRQQQLPTFRVAIALLVIGLSVIAYFAESLWVLYLGVWIFFIGFNYLEASLPAMLAQFAPAGSKGSASGIYTSCQFFGAFVGGITGGYIMQTLGMVGVMLFCIVLLLLWLAISFRMRLATGVANLSLRVAQITDVQAAELAERLAEQRGVMEAIVIADEGITYLKIERDTFDEKAAREMLAAYN; encoded by the coding sequence GTGGATAAGCAAGGTTTAAACAGGGTAGAAAAGAAAGCAGCGGTCTCTCTGGCGTCGGTGTTTGGCTTGCGCATGCTCGGCCTGTTTTTGATCATGCCTGTGCTCGCCGTCTATGGTCAGGATTACGTCGACTATTCTCCATTACTGATTGGCATAGCCATTGGCGCTTATGGCCTGACGCAGGCTATTTTGCAGATACCTATGGGCTGGGTTTCCGACCGGATTGGACGTCGTCCGGTGATCATAGGCGGCCTGATAGTTTTTGCTATTGGTAGTGTCGTTGCGGCCACGGCGGACACTTTGACCGGTGTTATTATAGGCCGGGCTATCCAGGGCGCGGGCGCTATCGCCAGTGCAATTCTGGCGCTGGCTTCAGATTGTTCGCGCGATGAACAACGGCCGAAAGTGATGGCCATTATTGGTTTGTGCATTGGCCTTTCCTTTGCCCTGGCGCTGGTGTTAGGCCCCTGGTTAGGCGGCATCGTGGGCATGAGCGGTCTGTTCTGGTTCACCGCTATCACGGCATTGTTTGCGGTTGTACTGGTGCTAACAGTGACCCCTAAAGCCGTTAACCGAACACCAAAGCGTGATGTAGTACCCGTACCTGCAGAAATCAGACGACTGCTTGCTAATAATCAGTTGATGCGGCTTAATTTTGGTATTTTCGTATTGCACATGGTGCTGACGGCCTGGTTCGTCACCTTGCCGCTGACGCTGGTCAATGCCGGGTTGGCGGCAGAAAGCCATGGCTGGTTGTATCTACCAACACTATTTTTATCATTTGCCGTGATGGTGCCCATGATGATCCGGGCTATGCGGCGCCAACAACAGCTACCCACTTTCAGAGTGGCAATTGCCCTATTAGTGATTGGGCTGTCGGTAATTGCTTATTTTGCCGAATCGTTATGGGTTTTATACCTGGGCGTATGGATCTTTTTTATCGGCTTCAACTACCTTGAAGCGAGCCTGCCCGCTATGCTTGCGCAATTTGCCCCCGCCGGAAGTAAAGGCAGTGCCAGTGGAATTTACACAAGTTGCCAGTTTTTTGGAGCCTTCGTTGGTGGTATAACTGGGGGTTACATTATGCAAACCCTGGGCATGGTCGGCGTGATGCTGTTTTGCATAGTGCTGTTACTGCTATGGTTAGCCATTAGTTTTCGCATGCGCCTGGCAACGGGCGTCGCCAACCTCAGTTTGCGGGTAGCGCAGATAACAGACGTGCAGGCCGCTGAACTGGCGGAGCGTCTGGCAGAGCAGCGCGGTGTGATGGAAGCTATTGTGATAGCGGACGAAGGCATTACCTACCTGAAAATAGAACGAGATACTTTTGACGAGAAGGCAGCACGAGAAATGCTGGCCGCATACAACTAA
- the ssb gene encoding single-stranded DNA-binding protein: protein MASRGINKVILIGNLGADPEIRYTQNSTAIANLSVATSETWKDKQSGEQREQTEWHRVVCYRRLAEIAGEYLRKGSKVYIEGRLQTRKWQGQDGKDNYTTEIVCNEMQMLDGRSGGGQQGGGNFAGQQSAPQGGQQGGGFAGGQQQPAPAAQPQGGYSGGQQQQGGYGGQQQGGQPQQGGQGQQQGGQQQGGQAAPKPQPLAPDPDFDDDIPF from the coding sequence ATGGCCAGTCGTGGAATTAATAAGGTTATCCTGATCGGTAACCTGGGAGCAGATCCCGAAATACGTTATACACAGAACAGCACAGCGATCGCAAACTTAAGCGTCGCGACCAGTGAAACCTGGAAAGACAAGCAAAGCGGTGAGCAACGCGAACAGACCGAATGGCATCGTGTGGTTTGTTATCGTCGTCTGGCGGAAATTGCTGGCGAATACCTGCGTAAAGGTTCTAAGGTGTATATTGAAGGCCGCCTGCAAACCCGTAAATGGCAGGGACAGGACGGTAAAGATAATTACACGACTGAGATAGTTTGCAACGAAATGCAAATGCTGGATGGCCGTTCAGGCGGCGGTCAGCAAGGTGGCGGCAACTTTGCGGGTCAGCAGTCTGCCCCTCAGGGTGGCCAGCAGGGCGGTGGTTTTGCTGGTGGTCAGCAGCAGCCAGCGCCTGCAGCTCAGCCTCAGGGCGGTTATAGCGGCGGCCAGCAACAGCAAGGCGGTTACGGTGGTCAGCAGCAAGGTGGCCAGCCACAACAAGGTGGTCAGGGGCAGCAGCAGGGCGGTCAGCAACAAGGCGGTCAGGCAGCACCTAAACCTCAGCCACTGGCGCCGGATCCTGATTTTGATGATGACATTCCTTTTTAA